A region of Flavobacterium indicum GPTSA100-9 = DSM 17447 DNA encodes the following proteins:
- the tatA gene encoding twin-arginine translocase TatA/TatE family subunit, with amino-acid sequence MGRLGTTEIILIIAVILLLFGGKKIPELMKGLGSGVKEFKKAAKGEEDASVAKKEDETK; translated from the coding sequence ATGGGAAGATTAGGAACAACAGAAATCATATTAATCATTGCAGTCATTTTATTATTATTTGGAGGTAAAAAAATTCCAGAATTAATGAAAGGATTAGGAAGTGGTGTAAAAGAATTCAAAAAAGCAGCTAAAGGAGAAGAGGATGCTTCTGTTGCTAAGAAAGAAGACGAAACAAAATAA